A single genomic interval of Rhodopseudomonas palustris harbors:
- a CDS encoding M81 family metallopeptidase, with protein sequence MTRIAVGGFLHETNTFAPTKATWEAFVHGGGWPAMTIGANVLKVMRGINVGLAGFVEDAEAKGWELIPTIACGASPSAHVTEYAFERVVKIMIDGIKAAGPLDAVYLDLHGAMVTEHLDDGEGEILARVREVIGPDLPLVVSIDLHANVTPRMVEHADALIAYRTYPHVDMADTGRAAAKHLELILTSGQKFAKAFRQLPFLIPISWQCTFDQPTKGVYDKLAALESEAVPTLSFAPGFPAADFPDCAPSVFAYGRTQADADAAADSVASLVASLEDDFDGKIYSPDEGVKHAIELARTAAKPVIIADTQDNPGAGGDSDTTGMLRALVRNNAQRAAIGVIYDPDAAKAAHAAGVGAVLSLALGGKSGIPGDAPFEEIFVVEQLSDGRFVAPGPYFGGREMEMGPSACLRIGGVRVVVASHKAQLADQAMYRYVGIEPTAQAILVVKSSVHFRADFQPIAERLLICAAPGAMPADTAALPWTRLKPGIRVRPNGQPFVTPN encoded by the coding sequence ATGACCCGTATCGCCGTCGGCGGCTTCCTGCACGAGACAAACACCTTTGCGCCCACCAAGGCGACCTGGGAGGCGTTCGTGCACGGCGGCGGCTGGCCGGCGATGACGATCGGCGCGAACGTGCTGAAGGTGATGCGCGGCATCAATGTCGGCCTTGCCGGCTTCGTCGAAGACGCCGAAGCCAAGGGCTGGGAGCTGATCCCGACCATCGCCTGCGGCGCCAGCCCGTCGGCGCACGTCACCGAATACGCGTTCGAGCGCGTCGTCAAAATCATGATCGACGGCATCAAGGCCGCCGGCCCCCTCGATGCGGTCTATCTCGACCTGCACGGCGCGATGGTCACCGAACATCTCGACGACGGCGAAGGCGAGATCCTGGCGCGGGTGCGCGAGGTGATCGGCCCCGATCTGCCGCTGGTGGTCAGCATCGATCTGCACGCCAACGTGACGCCGCGCATGGTCGAGCATGCGGACGCGCTGATCGCCTACCGCACCTATCCGCATGTCGACATGGCCGACACCGGCCGCGCCGCCGCCAAGCATCTGGAGCTGATCCTGACCAGCGGCCAGAAATTCGCCAAGGCGTTCCGGCAACTGCCGTTCCTGATTCCGATCTCGTGGCAGTGCACGTTCGATCAGCCGACCAAGGGCGTCTACGACAAGCTCGCGGCGCTGGAGAGCGAGGCTGTGCCGACGCTGTCGTTTGCGCCGGGCTTTCCGGCCGCCGACTTCCCGGACTGCGCCCCGTCGGTGTTCGCCTATGGCCGCACCCAGGCTGATGCCGATGCGGCGGCTGATTCCGTCGCATCGCTGGTGGCTAGTCTCGAGGACGACTTCGACGGCAAGATCTATTCGCCCGACGAAGGCGTGAAGCATGCGATCGAGCTGGCGCGCACTGCCGCCAAGCCGGTGATTATCGCCGACACCCAGGACAATCCCGGCGCCGGCGGCGATTCCGACACCACCGGCATGCTGCGCGCGCTGGTGCGCAACAACGCGCAGCGCGCCGCGATCGGCGTGATCTACGATCCCGATGCGGCCAAGGCCGCTCATGCGGCCGGCGTCGGCGCGGTCCTCTCGCTGGCGCTCGGCGGCAAGTCGGGGATTCCCGGCGACGCGCCGTTCGAAGAGATCTTCGTCGTCGAGCAGCTGTCCGATGGCCGCTTCGTCGCACCCGGTCCGTATTTCGGCGGACGCGAGATGGAGATGGGTCCGTCCGCCTGCCTGCGGATCGGCGGTGTGCGCGTGGTGGTCGCATCGCACAAGGCGCAGCTCGCCGACCAGGCGATGTATCGCTACGTCGGCATTGAACCGACCGCACAGGCGATCCTGGTTGTGAAAAGCTCGGTGCATTTCCGTGCCGATTTTCAGCCGATCGCCGAGCGGCTGTTGATCTGTGCCGCACCCGGCGCGATGCCGGCCGACACCGCCGCCTTGCCGTGGACGCGGCTGAAGCCGGGCATTCGTGTCAGGCCAAATGGACAGCCATTCGTCACGCCGAACTAA